The following nucleotide sequence is from Candidatus Methylarchaceae archaeon HK02M2.
GTTGGCTGACAGTTACAGGCTTGAACAAAGAGGAGAATTGTTAGGGCTTACAAGGTTAAGAAAATTTCATATGCCAGATATGCACATATTATGCAGTAATATTAAAGAAGCAAAGATCGAATTCGAAAAAATATGTAAAAGATGTTTGGAAGAAGGACATAAATTCGGCTGGAATTACACGAGTCTTTACAATGTCAGTGAGAACTTTATTAACGATCCTAAAGGATTAAACTATATTAGATCTTTAGTGAAAATGGAAGGAAATCAAGTCCTACTTTATATTGTAAAATCAGGCATGTACTATTGGATTATTAACATCGAATATAACTTCGTCAGCCAACAAGGACGTATCATAGAGAGCTCTACTGCCCAGATAGATGTTGGAAACGCTGAGCGGTTCAAAATATCCTATGTGAATAAAGAAGGCAAAGAAAGAAAGCCTGTGATCATCCATACAGCCGTAATAGGATCGTTAGAACGGTTTATGGCAGACCTTTTAGAGAAAGCTTCTAGTCTACAAACACCCTCCCTACCTACATGGATCTGCCCTGTGCAAATGAGGATCATTAATGTAGATAGTGAATCTTTGCAATTCTGCATAAAATTGGCGGAGAGTTTCAATAAAAATAACATTCGTGCCGATATTGATGATAGAAGTGAAAGTGTGGCAAAAAGAGTAGCTAACGCTGAAGTAGAATGGATACCATATGTAGCGGTTGTAGGCAAGAAAGAGGTTGAAGGAGGGAAATTGTCCATTAGAGCGAGATCTTTGAGAAAGAAAATAGAGATTGGAGAAGAAGAGCTTTTAAAGACAATTAAAGAGGAAACAAAAGGTTGGCCATTTCGCCCACTTTATTTTAATATGCTCGTTTCAAAAAGACCGAGTTTTGTCTAGAATAATTGATCTCGTTGAGCTATATATGATAGACCAATAAGTTCACTCATAAGCCTGGCGGCTACGACTGCTGTAATGCCTTGATCGTATAAGGGTGTGAGCTCAACAATATCAAAACCCACGA
It contains:
- a CDS encoding threonine--tRNA ligase, whose translation is MQVFQPGEYYLIDIDGKVQTIEEANIKNQNLQALVDYEVYKKSTAKRAPHIELMKKLKIAAYEELSDPGHLRLKPKGTLIFDLLVDRALQIALELGANPIKTPIFYDLNFKSINEHAKLFGQRMYKVKSGKRTFTLRYAACFGQFSLLSDSTLSYRDLPLKIFELADSYRLEQRGELLGLTRLRKFHMPDMHILCSNIKEAKIEFEKICKRCLEEGHKFGWNYTSLYNVSENFINDPKGLNYIRSLVKMEGNQVLLYIVKSGMYYWIINIEYNFVSQQGRIIESSTAQIDVGNAERFKISYVNKEGKERKPVIIHTAVIGSLERFMADLLEKASSLQTPSLPTWICPVQMRIINVDSESLQFCIKLAESFNKNNIRADIDDRSESVAKRVANAEVEWIPYVAVVGKKEVEGGKLSIRARSLRKKIEIGEEELLKTIKEETKGWPFRPLYFNMLVSKRPSFV